The following are encoded together in the Flavihumibacter fluvii genome:
- a CDS encoding N-acyl-D-amino-acid deacylase family protein has protein sequence MKWLFLLLISTTTSAQEFDLVILNGKIIDGTGNSWYYGDIGIRDGKIAAIGQLGTANTLKSISAKGMVVTPGFIDVHAHIESSIFQKPSADNFIFDGVTTVVTGNCGSSFQSGIGEFLRKVDSTGTAINIATLVGHNTIREEVMQRAQRDPNESEQQLMEALVTKAMAEGATGMSTGLIYIPGTYAKTREIIGLARIVKANQGIYASHMRNEGNEIDAAIKETIEIGRATGIPVEISHFKLSGQRNWGGSNRTLGLIMAARKEGLDVTIDQYPYTASSTNLHVLLPSWVLAGGTDSMNYRLTNSAVFNSIRQEMLTKAKTDKRKNYAYAVVANCPGDSSLNGKSISDITKTNGRKPNIKNDIETVKQIILKGGAQMIYHSMNEEDVRNIMRYPFNMIASDAGVVYLPKSVPHPRAYGTNARVLAQYVRETNTISLEEAIRRMSSLPAQKFKFQSKGLLKPGMDADIVIFDPLTVRDNSTFDLPHQFSSGFRYVIVNGELTLENNTLTGARAGKALYGLAIPGKIP, from the coding sequence ATGAAATGGCTATTCCTCCTGCTTATTTCCACCACCACATCGGCACAGGAATTCGACCTGGTCATCTTAAATGGTAAAATAATTGATGGCACCGGCAATTCCTGGTATTACGGAGATATTGGTATCCGTGATGGAAAAATAGCCGCTATTGGACAACTTGGTACAGCCAATACGCTTAAATCAATCTCAGCAAAAGGAATGGTAGTAACCCCGGGGTTTATTGATGTCCATGCTCATATTGAATCTTCAATTTTCCAGAAACCCTCAGCCGATAATTTCATTTTTGATGGGGTTACCACTGTTGTCACAGGAAATTGCGGTTCTTCCTTTCAGTCCGGCATCGGTGAGTTCCTGCGAAAGGTGGACAGCACGGGAACAGCTATCAATATTGCAACCCTTGTAGGACATAATACAATTCGTGAGGAGGTAATGCAAAGGGCTCAGCGCGATCCCAATGAAAGTGAACAACAGCTTATGGAAGCGCTTGTAACGAAGGCGATGGCCGAAGGCGCTACGGGAATGTCTACCGGACTAATCTATATTCCAGGCACTTATGCCAAAACCCGGGAGATCATAGGACTGGCCAGAATCGTTAAGGCTAACCAGGGTATCTATGCCTCACATATGAGAAACGAAGGCAATGAGATTGATGCCGCAATCAAGGAAACTATTGAGATCGGCCGGGCAACAGGTATTCCGGTGGAGATCTCGCATTTCAAGTTAAGCGGACAAAGAAACTGGGGTGGTTCCAACAGAACCCTTGGACTTATTATGGCTGCCAGGAAAGAAGGTCTCGACGTTACTATCGACCAGTATCCCTATACTGCCAGCTCTACCAACCTGCATGTTTTGCTGCCATCCTGGGTCTTGGCCGGCGGTACAGACTCGATGAATTATCGCCTGACCAATTCCGCTGTCTTCAATTCCATCAGGCAGGAAATGTTAACCAAGGCCAAAACAGACAAAAGAAAAAACTATGCTTATGCTGTTGTGGCAAATTGTCCGGGGGACAGTTCATTGAACGGAAAATCGATCAGCGATATCACAAAAACAAACGGCAGGAAGCCGAACATTAAAAACGATATTGAAACCGTAAAGCAGATCATACTAAAGGGCGGGGCCCAAATGATCTATCATTCCATGAACGAGGAGGATGTCCGGAACATCATGCGGTACCCTTTTAACATGATCGCTTCAGATGCTGGAGTTGTTTATCTTCCTAAGAGCGTTCCCCACCCGCGCGCCTATGGCACCAATGCCCGGGTGCTTGCCCAATATGTACGGGAAACAAATACGATCTCCCTTGAAGAGGCCATCAGGCGCATGAGTTCCCTTCCTGCACAAAAATTCAAATTCCAAAGCAAAGGATTACTCAAACCAGGTATGGATGCCGACATTGTTATTTTTGATCCACTTACTGTCAGGGACAATTCCACCTTTGATCTGCCACATCAGTTCTCTTCAGGGTTCCGCTATGTTATCGTAAATGGGGAATTGACCCTGGAAAACAATACATTAACCGGAGCCAGGGCCGGCAAAGCCCTGTACGGACTAGCCATACCGGGGAAAATCCCGTAG
- a CDS encoding heparin lyase I family protein, translated as MAASSQTGIIFYDQCETAPKFGWGSPYPNDFWSGKIGDTSTTGLQLSDSITRTGKSSYRFEIKRSLNSHLSDTYRRNQLVYNYLPAGSDSVSATSMGLPDVTNRTPMDLRWMALSTYLPGNWLPDSNVESIGFQVLNYPENYIPSQNLTIENGKYVLHTAIWSGGTPKDTAVNLGAVKKDYWEDWVLERNYTHEATGFVRFYKNGVLVVNISGPNWPAPELGYAKEPYVLHGLTNDSWSTPLLDSSATNINKVIYYDEIRFGNASAKLSDFLIGTDLSNIIFYDNCEIPGMPYATMSYNTQPPAQWTYFQGHPSVSSVVQSTTYKRTGKYAYRFDLSDGPGNDYHYLKSELIWNYLPAGTQLGFLGNTEAFNRPALDLRWMAASTLIPSTNTDYNTPTGILFNIKSLTDDWPQPTALWTDSGRYVFVLTKVLTDGSTLETYNDVGPVVKNVWVDWILNRNYTSKDSGYVRLYKNGELVYEYLGGNWIDDSAHSREPYVQMGLYKWAFQDGVPTAPNVDKVTIYMDEIRFGTARATLKDFLVVNKPNLLPIISAGEDQVLKLPATRTTLSATEEDRDGLIYSKYWKKISGPAGGFISDSLKNNITLTQLQAGTYTYQWIVTDNANGTVTDNVVVKVVAPEMQMVNFNVLSTGVTKVNSYIYKGGSIANSISLATTSVSGDFSLQMTVGPNNAALAIDNDNTLENIYTPDQIWISVAANRIYCGDYTSMNIFYLTDVVVTYGDFVRIRRTGDTYLVEHSIDNGLSWNLVYTFLKKSSAPVWVKATYNDSKATLFYPAITIPNLATATATNTSAAPSSIQFRDNLELEARTRFAPNPAKDWVNIKTGNDLEKGKINLMVYDVFGRIVKQQNLLNPKNSSTIKIETNQLQSGSYMFMLQDKNGKIITEKIIVLH; from the coding sequence ATGGCAGCAAGCAGTCAGACTGGTATCATTTTTTATGACCAGTGTGAAACAGCGCCAAAGTTTGGCTGGGGTTCGCCCTATCCAAATGATTTCTGGAGTGGTAAAATTGGCGATACCAGTACCACTGGGCTCCAGTTATCAGATTCAATCACCAGGACAGGCAAGTCATCTTATCGTTTTGAAATCAAGCGATCCCTTAATTCCCATCTATCTGATACTTACCGGAGGAATCAATTGGTATATAACTACCTGCCAGCAGGAAGCGATTCAGTTTCCGCAACATCAATGGGTTTGCCTGATGTGACCAACCGCACTCCAATGGACCTTAGATGGATGGCCTTATCTACTTATTTGCCGGGTAACTGGCTACCTGATTCCAATGTGGAGTCAATTGGGTTCCAGGTATTGAATTACCCTGAAAATTATATACCCTCCCAAAACCTTACTATTGAAAATGGTAAATACGTTTTACATACTGCAATCTGGTCCGGAGGCACGCCAAAAGATACAGCAGTCAATTTGGGGGCAGTAAAAAAAGATTATTGGGAAGACTGGGTGCTGGAGAGGAACTACACCCATGAAGCCACTGGTTTTGTGCGATTCTATAAGAACGGTGTCCTGGTTGTCAATATTTCAGGACCAAACTGGCCTGCACCTGAACTTGGTTATGCAAAAGAACCTTATGTGTTGCATGGTTTAACGAATGATAGTTGGTCAACACCTTTGCTGGATTCTTCGGCAACTAACATTAATAAGGTGATCTATTATGATGAGATCCGGTTTGGAAATGCAAGTGCAAAACTTTCTGATTTCCTTATCGGAACCGATTTGTCCAATATTATTTTTTACGACAATTGTGAGATCCCGGGTATGCCTTATGCAACTATGTCTTACAACACCCAACCACCAGCCCAATGGACTTATTTTCAGGGGCATCCATCTGTTAGCTCCGTCGTTCAATCCACTACTTATAAAAGGACGGGCAAATATGCTTACAGGTTTGATTTAAGCGATGGTCCGGGTAACGATTACCATTACCTGAAATCTGAACTTATCTGGAACTACCTGCCGGCAGGAACGCAACTTGGCTTCCTGGGGAATACGGAAGCATTTAACCGACCTGCACTGGATTTGCGCTGGATGGCAGCAAGCACACTTATTCCTTCTACCAATACAGATTACAATACACCAACCGGAATTCTCTTTAATATAAAATCACTTACGGATGATTGGCCACAACCCACAGCTTTATGGACAGATAGCGGTCGTTATGTATTTGTTTTGACTAAAGTTTTAACCGACGGATCAACACTTGAAACATATAATGATGTCGGACCAGTCGTTAAAAATGTTTGGGTTGACTGGATTTTGAACCGGAATTATACCAGCAAAGACTCCGGGTATGTGCGGCTATATAAAAACGGGGAATTGGTATATGAATACCTGGGTGGGAACTGGATCGATGACAGTGCACACAGCAGGGAACCTTATGTACAAATGGGCTTGTATAAATGGGCCTTCCAGGATGGTGTCCCCACAGCTCCAAATGTAGATAAAGTGACTATATATATGGATGAGATCAGGTTTGGAACTGCCAGGGCAACACTCAAGGATTTCCTGGTGGTCAACAAACCTAACCTTCTCCCGATTATATCTGCCGGGGAGGACCAGGTCCTTAAACTTCCAGCTACAAGAACCACCTTATCGGCTACTGAAGAGGACAGGGATGGATTGATTTATTCAAAATACTGGAAGAAAATTAGTGGCCCGGCCGGTGGATTTATTTCTGATTCCTTAAAAAACAATATAACGCTTACCCAATTGCAGGCAGGGACCTATACTTACCAATGGATTGTAACGGATAATGCAAACGGCACAGTCACAGATAATGTTGTTGTAAAAGTTGTAGCACCTGAAATGCAAATGGTTAATTTTAATGTACTAAGCACGGGTGTTACCAAAGTCAATAGTTATATCTATAAAGGTGGCAGTATTGCCAATTCAATATCACTGGCAACAACAAGCGTTTCTGGAGATTTCAGTCTGCAAATGACCGTAGGACCTAATAATGCAGCACTCGCTATAGATAATGATAACACCCTGGAAAATATTTATACGCCAGACCAGATTTGGATTTCCGTTGCAGCAAATAGAATTTATTGTGGCGATTATACATCAATGAATATTTTCTACCTGACCGATGTAGTGGTTACTTACGGTGACTTTGTAAGGATCAGGAGAACAGGTGATACTTACCTGGTTGAACATTCAATAGATAATGGCCTTTCCTGGAACCTGGTCTATACCTTCCTGAAAAAATCATCAGCACCAGTTTGGGTTAAGGCTACTTATAATGATAGCAAAGCAACCCTTTTTTATCCCGCTATTACAATCCCGAACCTGGCTACGGCAACTGCAACTAATACATCGGCAGCGCCCTCATCAATACAATTCAGAGATAACCTGGAATTAGAAGCACGAACCAGGTTTGCGCCAAATCCGGCTAAGGATTGGGTGAATATTAAAACTGGCAATGATCTTGAAAAAGGCAAAATCAACCTAATGGTTTATGATGTTTTTGGCAGGATTGTTAAACAACAAAATCTATTGAACCCAAAAAACAGTTCGACTATTAAAATAGAAACGAATCAACTGCAAAGTGGATCATATATGTTCATGCTCCAGGATAAAAATGGCAAAATAATCACGGAAAAAATCATCGTCCTTCATTAA
- a CDS encoding aconitate hydratase: protein MVFDLEMIKKLYANFPGRVAAARKIVGRPLTLTEKILYAHLWQGDATQAFERGKSYVDFAPDRVAMQDATAQMALLQFMQAGRDKVAVPSTVHCDHLIVAKDNSKVDLERAINESSEVYNFLASVSNKYGIGFWKPGAGIIHQVVLENYAFPGGMMIGTDSHTVNAGGLGMIAIGVGGADACDVMSGLAWELKMPKLIGIKLTGKLSGWTAPKDVILKVAGILTVKGGTGAVVEYFGEGATSMSCTGKGTICNMGAEIGATTSTFGYDESMSRYLKATGRTEVATLADTVKEHLTADPEVYANPEKYFDQVIEINLNELEPHLNGPFTPDLATPISKLKEEAAKNNWPTKIEVGLIGSCTNSSYEDISRAVSLAKQVTQKGLTLKSEFHITPGSEQVRYTIERDGFLDVFNSIGASVFANACGPCIGMWERVGSEKQERNTIVHSFNRNFAKRADGNPNTLAFVGSPELVTALAIAGDLNFNPLTDTLTNNKGEQVKLDAPSGDELPPRGFSVEDAGYQAPAIDGSSVQVIVDPVSKRLQLLDPFTAWEGTDLKGLKLLIKAKGKCTTDHISMAGPWLKFRGHLDNISNNLLIGAINFFNEKTDSVKNQLTGEYGTVPNTQRAYKAAGVGSLVVGDENYGEGSSREHAAMEPRHLGVRAVLVKSFARIHETNLKKQGMLALTFADKSDYDKILEDDTIDILGLTSFTPGNPLQLVLHHKDGTTETILANHSYNEQQIEWFKAGAALNIIRQQFLG from the coding sequence ATGGTTTTCGACCTCGAGATGATCAAAAAATTGTATGCCAACTTCCCAGGCAGGGTTGCAGCAGCCCGCAAAATTGTTGGCCGTCCTCTTACCTTAACAGAAAAGATTTTATATGCCCACCTCTGGCAGGGAGATGCCACCCAGGCTTTTGAAAGAGGTAAAAGTTACGTTGATTTCGCACCGGATCGTGTAGCCATGCAGGATGCTACCGCGCAAATGGCCTTGCTGCAATTTATGCAGGCTGGTCGCGATAAAGTTGCGGTTCCATCTACCGTTCATTGCGACCACCTTATTGTGGCCAAAGACAATAGCAAGGTAGATCTTGAACGTGCCATCAACGAAAGCAGTGAAGTATATAATTTCCTGGCTTCTGTATCTAATAAATATGGTATCGGTTTCTGGAAGCCAGGTGCCGGGATCATCCACCAGGTAGTGCTCGAAAACTATGCCTTCCCTGGCGGTATGATGATCGGAACAGATTCACATACTGTAAACGCAGGCGGTCTTGGCATGATCGCCATCGGGGTTGGCGGCGCAGATGCTTGTGACGTTATGAGCGGACTGGCCTGGGAACTTAAAATGCCCAAACTGATCGGTATAAAACTAACAGGAAAACTCAGCGGCTGGACCGCACCAAAAGATGTTATCCTTAAGGTTGCCGGTATTCTTACTGTTAAAGGCGGAACCGGGGCTGTAGTTGAATATTTCGGGGAAGGTGCTACCAGTATGAGTTGTACAGGAAAAGGCACAATCTGTAATATGGGTGCCGAAATCGGCGCAACTACTTCAACTTTCGGTTACGACGAAAGCATGAGCCGCTACCTGAAAGCCACCGGCCGCACTGAAGTGGCTACCCTGGCTGACACCGTTAAAGAACACCTCACCGCAGATCCTGAAGTATATGCAAACCCGGAAAAATATTTCGACCAGGTGATCGAAATCAACCTGAACGAACTGGAACCACACCTGAACGGGCCATTCACACCAGACCTGGCTACTCCAATCTCTAAACTGAAAGAAGAGGCTGCAAAAAACAATTGGCCTACTAAAATCGAGGTAGGCCTGATCGGTTCTTGTACCAATTCTTCTTATGAAGATATCAGCAGGGCGGTAAGCCTGGCGAAACAGGTTACCCAAAAAGGATTAACGCTGAAATCCGAATTTCACATTACCCCAGGCTCTGAACAGGTGCGCTATACTATTGAACGCGATGGTTTTCTGGACGTATTTAATTCAATCGGAGCAAGTGTTTTCGCCAATGCCTGTGGCCCTTGTATCGGCATGTGGGAAAGAGTTGGCTCAGAAAAACAAGAACGCAACACAATCGTCCATTCATTCAACCGCAACTTTGCTAAAAGGGCGGATGGCAACCCGAATACCCTGGCTTTTGTGGGTTCACCAGAACTGGTTACGGCACTGGCCATTGCAGGTGATCTTAATTTCAATCCGCTTACCGATACACTGACCAATAATAAAGGAGAACAGGTAAAACTGGATGCTCCATCTGGCGACGAATTACCACCAAGGGGATTTTCAGTTGAAGATGCCGGATACCAGGCGCCAGCTATAGACGGCAGTAGCGTTCAGGTAATTGTTGACCCTGTATCAAAAAGATTACAACTACTCGATCCTTTTACAGCGTGGGAAGGTACGGACCTGAAAGGACTCAAACTCCTCATAAAAGCTAAAGGAAAATGTACCACTGACCATATCTCCATGGCCGGTCCATGGCTCAAGTTCCGGGGTCACCTCGATAACATTTCCAATAACCTGCTTATCGGAGCTATAAATTTCTTTAACGAAAAGACCGATTCAGTAAAAAACCAACTCACCGGAGAATACGGAACAGTTCCCAACACCCAACGCGCTTATAAAGCCGCTGGCGTTGGCTCACTTGTGGTAGGTGATGAAAACTACGGGGAAGGGTCCAGCCGCGAGCATGCCGCTATGGAACCCCGACACCTTGGTGTTAGGGCTGTTTTGGTAAAAAGTTTTGCCCGCATCCATGAAACCAACCTGAAAAAACAGGGTATGCTGGCATTAACTTTCGCTGACAAAAGCGACTATGATAAAATCCTGGAAGATGATACTATTGATATCCTTGGATTAACCAGTTTCACCCCAGGTAATCCGCTACAGCTTGTATTACACCATAAGGATGGTACCACCGAAACCATCCTGGCCAACCATAGCTATAATGAACAACAAATCGAATGGTTCAAGGCTGGAGCCGCTTTGAATATTATCCGGCAGCAATTTTTAGGGTAA
- a CDS encoding PspC domain-containing protein: MKNFKHFIEWHVFGVCSSLGEKMGIAPATIRRYFMYISLLTMGSPIIFYIFTAFWMNVKQYITEGKRNPLRNF; the protein is encoded by the coding sequence ATGAAGAACTTCAAACACTTTATAGAGTGGCACGTGTTTGGCGTTTGCTCCTCCCTTGGGGAAAAGATGGGCATAGCCCCGGCCACTATCCGCAGGTATTTTATGTACATTTCCCTGTTAACAATGGGGTCACCCATTATCTTTTACATTTTTACTGCGTTCTGGATGAATGTAAAGCAATACATCACAGAAGGAAAGCGGAATCCATTGCGAAATTTCTAA
- a CDS encoding DUF1572 family protein, which translates to MAFEAVYLQSVRKQFIMYKTLGENAIAQLSEQELYFQPESNSNSIAIIVQHLHGNMISRFTNFLTEDGEKPWRERDKEFLLPAGFNREGEVAALWAEGWDCALNAIDQLTPAELGNTIKIRQQPLLVLDAINRQLTHYASHVGQIVYLAKMIKGAAWKSLSIPKGESDLFNQEMAKKFTTG; encoded by the coding sequence ATGGCATTTGAAGCAGTTTATTTGCAAAGCGTTCGCAAGCAATTCATCATGTACAAGACTTTAGGTGAAAATGCAATCGCCCAATTGAGCGAACAAGAACTATATTTTCAACCCGAGTCTAATTCAAATAGCATTGCAATTATTGTGCAGCACCTCCATGGCAATATGATAAGCAGGTTCACTAATTTCCTGACGGAAGACGGGGAAAAACCCTGGCGAGAGCGGGATAAGGAATTTCTCTTACCTGCCGGGTTCAACCGGGAGGGTGAAGTGGCTGCCTTGTGGGCGGAAGGATGGGACTGCGCGTTGAATGCCATTGACCAGTTAACGCCGGCTGAATTAGGCAATACCATAAAGATCAGGCAACAGCCCCTCCTGGTATTGGATGCCATAAACCGGCAACTAACCCATTACGCTTCGCATGTGGGCCAAATTGTTTACCTCGCTAAAATGATCAAGGGCGCCGCATGGAAATCCCTTTCCATTCCTAAAGGGGAATCTGATCTATTCAACCAGGAAATGGCCAAAAAATTTACTACAGGTTAG
- the ggt gene encoding gamma-glutamyltransferase has product MKFCLSLVAALHLFLATFSQSSFDPYNYSIQKTYTGRNGAVVTAHPLASQVGVSILKKGGNAVDAAIATQLALAVVYPGAGNIGGGGFMVVHLENGKNTTIDFREKAPLQGHRDMYLDAAGNAIMDKSQNGHLAAGVPGTIAGMFAAKKYSKLPFTELIQPAIDLAEKGFVITAAEAESLNEDRANFIKYNTRPTAFVKDIPWKAGDTLIQKELAQTLQRIKASGQKGFYEGETARLIVEEMKRGNGIINFEDLKKYDAKERTPSTFNYKGHEVITMPLPSSGGVLLPMMLKMTSRFPIADYGFHSLKAVQLMTEIERLAYADRAKFLGDPDFYKVPVKYLTSDAYITERLRLYHADSAGNSKNIQAGTVEKESEETTHFSVVDKKGNAVSVTTTLNGGYGCYTVVGGAGFLLNNEMDDFSVKPGVPNMYGAVGGEANAIEPGKRMLSSMTPTIVLKNNKPYIVAGTPGGTTITTSVYQTLLNLIDFRLNTADAVNKPKFHMQWLPDQIFAEDDFPDDIVSALQKMGYTVTKRGKIGRTDVIRILPDGTIEAVGDKRGDDTAAGY; this is encoded by the coding sequence ATGAAATTTTGCTTATCCCTGGTAGCTGCACTTCACCTCTTCCTGGCAACTTTTTCGCAATCATCCTTCGACCCTTATAATTATTCCATCCAGAAAACCTATACCGGTAGAAATGGCGCCGTGGTAACAGCCCACCCACTTGCAAGCCAGGTAGGTGTTTCAATACTTAAAAAAGGGGGCAATGCAGTTGACGCAGCAATCGCAACACAATTGGCTCTCGCAGTTGTATACCCCGGAGCCGGAAATATAGGTGGCGGCGGATTCATGGTAGTACACCTGGAAAACGGCAAGAATACCACCATCGATTTTAGGGAAAAGGCACCATTACAAGGGCACCGTGACATGTACCTCGATGCTGCGGGAAATGCCATTATGGATAAGAGCCAGAACGGTCACCTCGCAGCTGGAGTACCAGGCACCATCGCTGGTATGTTTGCTGCGAAAAAATATAGCAAATTGCCGTTTACTGAACTCATTCAACCAGCAATCGATCTTGCAGAAAAAGGATTTGTAATTACTGCTGCCGAAGCTGAAAGCCTGAACGAAGACCGGGCAAATTTTATTAAATACAACACGCGGCCAACTGCCTTTGTAAAAGACATCCCCTGGAAAGCAGGTGATACCCTTATCCAAAAAGAACTGGCACAAACATTACAAAGGATAAAAGCATCAGGACAAAAGGGCTTTTATGAAGGTGAGACAGCCCGGCTGATCGTTGAAGAAATGAAGCGCGGAAACGGTATTATCAATTTTGAAGACCTCAAAAAATATGATGCAAAAGAAAGAACACCATCCACCTTTAACTATAAAGGCCATGAAGTTATCACCATGCCACTTCCCAGCAGCGGTGGTGTATTACTGCCTATGATGCTTAAAATGACGTCAAGGTTTCCTATCGCTGATTATGGTTTTCATTCTCTGAAAGCGGTTCAACTGATGACTGAAATTGAAAGACTTGCCTATGCAGACCGGGCTAAATTCCTTGGCGACCCCGATTTCTATAAAGTGCCTGTAAAATATCTTACCAGTGATGCCTACATTACCGAAAGGCTTCGGCTTTACCATGCTGATAGTGCGGGAAACAGTAAAAATATCCAGGCTGGAACTGTTGAAAAAGAAAGTGAAGAAACAACCCATTTCAGTGTGGTAGACAAAAAAGGAAATGCCGTTTCTGTAACCACTACGCTAAATGGAGGCTACGGATGCTATACTGTAGTTGGTGGCGCAGGTTTCCTATTGAACAATGAAATGGATGATTTCAGTGTTAAACCTGGGGTACCCAATATGTATGGCGCAGTTGGCGGGGAAGCAAATGCTATTGAACCAGGAAAGCGTATGCTAAGCTCTATGACCCCAACAATAGTCCTGAAGAATAATAAACCCTATATCGTTGCCGGAACACCGGGTGGCACTACTATTACCACGTCGGTTTACCAAACCCTGCTTAACCTTATTGACTTCAGGTTAAATACAGCAGATGCTGTGAATAAGCCAAAATTCCACATGCAATGGCTGCCCGATCAGATTTTTGCTGAAGATGATTTTCCGGATGATATCGTTTCAGCCTTACAAAAAATGGGGTATACCGTAACAAAGCGTGGAAAAATAGGAAGAACCGACGTCATCAGAATTCTTCCGGATGGAACAATCGAAGCAGTTGGTGATAAAAGAGGCGACGATACTGCAGCGGGATATTAA